A genomic segment from Flavobacterium inviolabile encodes:
- a CDS encoding DUF6705 family protein, protein MKKILKLFVLLFALQFCHAQQEKIVELKQYYNPNNKEGNLFTYYYKDVNNYFTPFIGTWIYQNGNQTFVLQLWKKTKVEYPATSTSKKMFHDELSGHYKMVQNYGQPNESVIYTSQINIGSSSTPWPTIIAAGKALESYKMTGTIFDVAGSLHPNYQMGIEGNLVFTINANSNPLTAKWKVTLPMGMRGSDEPSTFTIPTDIILTKVN, encoded by the coding sequence ATGAAAAAGATATTAAAATTATTTGTATTGTTGTTTGCTTTACAATTTTGTCATGCACAGCAAGAGAAGATAGTAGAGTTAAAACAATATTATAATCCTAATAATAAAGAAGGGAATTTATTCACATATTATTATAAAGATGTAAATAATTATTTTACCCCATTTATAGGTACATGGATTTATCAAAATGGTAATCAAACTTTTGTATTACAGCTATGGAAGAAAACGAAAGTTGAATATCCGGCAACAAGTACTTCAAAAAAAATGTTTCATGATGAATTAAGCGGCCATTACAAAATGGTTCAGAATTATGGGCAACCCAATGAGTCAGTAATATATACCTCACAAATTAATATAGGTAGCTCTTCGACACCATGGCCAACAATTATTGCTGCTGGAAAAGCATTGGAGAGTTATAAGATGACAGGAACAATATTTGATGTTGCTGGGTCATTACATCCTAATTATCAAATGGGGATAGAAGGTAATCTTGTATTTACAATAAATGCGAATTCTAATCCACTTACAGCAAAATGGAAAGTAACTTTACCTATGGGGATGCGGGGATCAGATGAACCGAGTACATTCACAATTCCAACCGATATAATATTGACTAAAGTGAATTAG
- a CDS encoding AraC family transcriptional regulator, translating to MDLKNTILIMSFSAPVFSALFCIVLLLFKLNKTNTAQLRRLIRLLVFFYTLLGLFFIIMALYYFNRMAYLYMVSIDFLSSLLLPVMLYHIIFKLTRVRKQEPFPILHYVFPIILYIVHTLWLTFIPLDVKLLLVEKRVFFVEEYEWFSAFDSFRFFIRAVIGIFYLLLSVKRTRKYQENIINYSADIGQTSLRWVYQIFLCIIILLPVPLLYYFSKSGSTTEYLLIILPNFFTIFLNVVMCYNIFTNNFILLTENIVVKQFKAKDKDKDNSKTNIDRQHFEKYIHEKKPYLEPKLKITDLTLELGTNRSYLSAFINTNYNMNFSAYINKCRIAELEIMREDPAYADLPEIELIYLSGFSNYRGYKRTKELFETVS from the coding sequence ATGGATTTAAAGAATACCATACTGATCATGTCTTTTTCGGCACCTGTCTTTTCAGCGTTGTTCTGTATTGTACTGCTATTGTTTAAATTAAACAAAACCAATACCGCTCAACTGAGAAGGCTCATCCGGCTGCTGGTATTTTTCTATACCCTGTTAGGACTGTTCTTTATTATTATGGCTTTATACTATTTTAACAGAATGGCTTATCTGTATATGGTTTCGATTGATTTCCTGTCCAGTTTGCTGCTTCCTGTAATGCTATACCATATTATTTTTAAGCTCACCCGAGTACGGAAACAGGAGCCTTTCCCGATACTGCACTATGTTTTTCCCATTATCCTGTATATCGTACACACCTTGTGGCTCACCTTTATCCCGCTGGATGTAAAGCTGTTACTGGTAGAAAAAAGGGTTTTCTTTGTTGAAGAATACGAATGGTTTTCGGCTTTTGACAGTTTTCGTTTTTTTATCCGGGCAGTGATCGGGATTTTTTACCTGTTGTTATCGGTTAAAAGAACCCGGAAATACCAGGAGAACATCATTAATTACTCTGCCGATATCGGGCAGACTTCCCTGCGATGGGTCTATCAGATATTCCTGTGTATCATTATCCTGTTACCGGTTCCGCTATTGTATTATTTCTCTAAAAGCGGTAGTACAACAGAGTATTTGCTGATTATCCTGCCTAATTTTTTTACCATATTTTTAAATGTGGTTATGTGCTACAATATCTTTACCAATAATTTTATACTGCTCACAGAAAATATTGTGGTCAAGCAATTTAAAGCGAAAGATAAAGACAAGGACAATAGCAAAACCAATATCGACCGGCAGCATTTTGAAAAATATATTCATGAAAAGAAACCCTATCTGGAACCTAAGCTGAAAATTACGGATCTGACACTGGAACTGGGTACCAACCGCAGCTATCTTTCTGCCTTTATCAATACCAATTACAACATGAATTTTAGTGCTTACATTAACAAATGCCGTATAGCGGAACTGGAAATCATGCGGGAAGATCCCGCCTATGCCGACCTTCCGGAAATCGAACTGATCTACCTGTCCGGATTTAGTAATTACCGTGGCTATAAAAGAACAAAAGAACTTTTTGAAACGGTTTCTTAG
- a CDS encoding AraC family transcriptional regulator, whose amino-acid sequence MKIFDVILLSVPIFSSLTCGAIFFVSYQDKLTPVENTIKKLLVCYFLMMIFLWFKFEIYVSLQQTLRYIIPLYCLVLQTINVVFYNFIYALTPLGKRKTIPLFHYLIPCILFVIVSVITFAHYIHDPESFIPRKDAFIFLRPYIVISTIVYMIIYIGLCVKRVYQYRQSIILQYGKEKWESMHWLSLVIGLRVLFFVVFIIDLIFHIRNFALLISFISTPLQHILIVYNIIQRNYLLYTPKQTQTILVTSGNVLQIKKRKRKRDISEKEAMALGERLIVQSEFEKYFKENKPYLDPQFKITDLIFPFHVNRTYLSTFINKTYGMNFSNYVNNWRLMEVKRLARLPQNKDRDIAELVAEAGFGSFRNYLRVKKAEDSDNNPVNDQY is encoded by the coding sequence ATGAAGATTTTTGATGTCATATTGCTCTCAGTTCCTATTTTTTCTTCACTGACATGTGGTGCCATTTTTTTTGTCTCCTATCAGGATAAGCTTACCCCGGTTGAAAACACCATTAAAAAGCTGTTGGTTTGCTATTTTCTGATGATGATTTTCTTATGGTTTAAGTTTGAGATCTATGTATCGCTACAGCAAACACTCCGGTATATCATCCCTTTGTATTGCCTTGTTTTACAAACCATCAATGTTGTTTTTTATAATTTTATTTATGCCTTAACGCCTTTGGGCAAACGGAAAACCATTCCTCTTTTTCATTACCTGATTCCCTGTATTCTCTTTGTGATAGTGTCTGTTATCACCTTTGCTCACTATATCCATGATCCGGAATCGTTTATACCCCGAAAAGATGCTTTTATATTCCTGCGTCCGTATATCGTTATTTCCACCATTGTCTATATGATAATCTATATCGGCTTGTGTGTAAAACGGGTTTATCAATACCGCCAAAGCATTATCCTGCAATACGGAAAAGAGAAATGGGAATCCATGCACTGGCTGTCCTTAGTAATTGGTTTGAGAGTCCTGTTTTTCGTTGTTTTTATTATAGACCTTATTTTTCATATCAGGAATTTCGCGTTACTCATTTCATTTATTTCGACACCGTTACAGCACATACTTATAGTTTATAATATTATCCAGCGTAATTACCTGCTGTATACCCCGAAGCAAACCCAGACCATACTGGTTACTTCCGGCAATGTACTGCAAATCAAAAAGAGGAAACGAAAACGGGATATTTCCGAAAAAGAAGCCATGGCTTTAGGAGAGCGGCTGATTGTGCAATCTGAATTTGAAAAGTACTTTAAAGAAAACAAGCCGTACCTGGATCCTCAGTTTAAAATCACGGATTTAATCTTTCCATTCCATGTAAACCGGACCTATCTCTCCACTTTTATTAATAAAACCTATGGCATGAATTTTAGCAATTATGTCAATAACTGGCGGTTAATGGAAGTCAAACGGCTTGCCCGGCTGCCTCAAAATAAAGACAGGGATATTGCAGAACTGGTCGCAGAAGCCGGTTTTGGAAGTTTCCGAAATTACCTGAGGGTGAAAAAAGCGGAAGATTCCGATAATAATCCTGTAAACGACCAATACTAA
- a CDS encoding PorP/SprF family type IX secretion system membrane protein gives MKKNIMLLLIAVMGMNSYGQQDSQYTQYMYNTMNINPGYTGTRGVMSILGLYRTQWVGLEGAPKTGTFTIHSPITASGQGLGFSVVNDQIGVSKETTVSASYSYPIQLSATVKLSLGISVSGNFLEVDYNRLTIHDNPDSELRGVINQTSPNVGAGAYFHAEKWYAGLSVPRFLETEFYDDIQTSVATEKMHFYVMGGYVFDLNESLQFKPAAMVKAVNGAPLAVDISANFLFNEKFTLGVAYRWDASVSGMAGFQISRGLNIGYAYDFDTERLGKYNSGSHEIFLRFDLISPLKARMMSPRFF, from the coding sequence ATGAAAAAAAATATTATGCTGCTGTTAATCGCTGTAATGGGTATGAATAGTTACGGGCAACAGGATTCGCAGTACACACAATACATGTACAATACAATGAATATCAATCCCGGTTATACAGGAACCAGGGGAGTAATGAGCATACTGGGACTGTACCGCACCCAATGGGTAGGGCTGGAAGGCGCACCTAAAACCGGTACGTTTACGATTCATTCCCCCATAACGGCCAGTGGTCAGGGATTGGGATTTTCGGTAGTTAATGATCAGATTGGCGTATCGAAAGAAACAACGGTATCGGCCAGTTATTCCTATCCGATTCAACTGTCCGCTACGGTAAAACTGTCGTTAGGGATCAGTGTTTCCGGTAACTTTTTGGAAGTCGATTATAACCGGCTGACCATTCACGACAATCCCGATTCGGAATTGCGGGGAGTGATCAACCAGACGTCGCCGAATGTTGGAGCCGGAGCCTATTTTCATGCCGAAAAATGGTATGCCGGACTATCGGTTCCCCGTTTTCTGGAAACCGAATTCTATGACGATATACAAACTTCTGTAGCGACAGAAAAAATGCACTTTTATGTGATGGGAGGGTATGTTTTTGACCTGAATGAAAGCCTTCAGTTCAAGCCGGCAGCGATGGTTAAAGCCGTTAACGGTGCTCCGCTGGCGGTAGATATTTCAGCCAATTTCCTGTTTAATGAAAAATTCACTTTAGGAGTGGCGTACCGTTGGGATGCTTCCGTGAGTGGTATGGCAGGTTTTCAGATCTCGAGAGGACTGAATATTGGCTATGCCTATGATTTTGATACCGAGAGACTGGGGAAATACAATTCCGGATCGCATGAAATTTTCCTGCGCTTTGATTTGATTTCGCCTCTTAAAGCCAGAATGATGTCACCAAGATTTTTCTAA
- a CDS encoding efflux RND transporter periplasmic adaptor subunit, producing the protein MKRILMLSGLCALMCTIACTSKKEQEKEEQVKFLVTNPIQKDTLITKDYVSQIHSIRHIELRAQERGYLEKIYVDEGQFVKKGQLLFQIMPKLYQAETQKAAAEASFAEIEYKNTKRLADKNVVAPNELAMAKAKFDKAKAELALTQVHLGFTEIRAPFDGIIDRFHVRPGSLVEEGDLLTNLSDNSKMWVYYNVPEAEYLDYKAKVKSDNAPKVNLLMANNKLFDYSGVVETIEGEFNNETGNIAFRATFPNPKGLLRHGETGNIKMGMPLKNAILIPQKATFEVLDKKYVYVVDKNNVLRSREIEIGAELPHLFIIKNGLSLNDKVLLEGIRLVKENEKINYKLEKPEYVMSHLELYAE; encoded by the coding sequence ATGAAGAGAATCCTCATGCTCTCGGGGTTGTGTGCCTTGATGTGCACAATTGCCTGTACGTCAAAAAAAGAACAAGAAAAAGAAGAACAAGTAAAATTTTTAGTTACGAATCCCATCCAAAAGGATACCCTGATTACAAAAGACTATGTCAGTCAGATTCATTCCATTCGTCATATTGAGCTGAGAGCTCAGGAAAGAGGTTATCTGGAAAAAATTTATGTAGACGAAGGACAGTTTGTTAAAAAAGGACAACTGTTATTCCAGATCATGCCTAAACTGTATCAGGCAGAAACGCAGAAAGCTGCGGCTGAAGCCAGCTTTGCTGAAATTGAATATAAAAACACCAAACGACTTGCCGATAAAAATGTAGTCGCTCCGAATGAGCTGGCTATGGCTAAAGCCAAATTCGATAAAGCGAAAGCCGAATTAGCGTTAACGCAGGTTCATCTTGGATTTACCGAAATCAGAGCACCGTTTGACGGGATCATCGACCGTTTTCACGTAAGACCGGGAAGTCTTGTTGAAGAAGGTGATTTGTTGACAAACCTGTCTGATAACAGTAAAATGTGGGTGTACTATAATGTACCGGAAGCAGAATATCTGGATTATAAAGCCAAGGTAAAAAGCGATAATGCACCAAAAGTAAACCTGTTAATGGCAAACAATAAATTGTTTGACTATTCCGGTGTGGTGGAAACTATTGAAGGAGAATTCAATAATGAAACCGGAAACATTGCGTTCAGAGCAACTTTCCCTAACCCTAAAGGACTGTTACGACACGGTGAAACCGGTAATATCAAAATGGGAATGCCGCTTAAAAATGCTATCCTGATTCCTCAAAAGGCAACTTTTGAAGTACTTGACAAAAAGTATGTGTATGTAGTGGATAAAAACAATGTATTGCGATCAAGAGAGATTGAAATTGGAGCCGAATTGCCGCATCTTTTCATCATCAAAAACGGTTTGTCGCTAAACGACAAAGTACTTCTTGAAGGAATACGTCTTGTAAAAGAAAATGAAAAAATCAACTACAAATTAGAGAAGCCTGAATATGTTATGTCGCATTTGGAGCTATATGCAGAGTAA
- a CDS encoding DUF6630 family protein yields MEHKNCSIVKYDEIRHLIPEKSMYAPFNGSESEIAEEYVFYCEGDLDLEVLLDLDDPLKCLIGENAPDVFIYFILVTGNCRIRNSCNRVTDGATGLVVLGNLKADNIVVGGQEIYVVGHMTCKELFWGDYNHGNLNVEGAIRAKVLLITDYGVDFERFTSGEHITTECLLWDEIADTDDFENPEPIRSTFLPEFVAEEIEVIDDLYSWKDRLNYCKIFEALESGKPLIREKIEKESKETAIPFFFTDDAISAKNLQRFGDSNVLTGFVPQKGQEQVLEYWEGDSFYRVLVEIGQPFSYCVYVQYKQEHVCMVYFSNHKGGLWEKIMGKKHYKLAMAFRQFPDGDWLLLNNSAPLTYRLFLKDRWKKLLEHYSEMEWYRKQFDKIVSREILESILNLPLIREKYSNYYSVEEDSRIWFRDFQWQFRQQDAEPGACPRIGIIKETQDGSFDFYHFDLIETIDGRLAPVLFTQDQNGYDAEAYEVLILEREKYKKAIRYFEILERVIFEMNKQYLQEQEDIACGKICSLLGAMPMCLGPEYIALLHHLMTNQQKDKDDPLYEIIYLCEEHNIPFLWRMDWKQEIGDLEWAIKHSLKTNFDIDVILPSASDYPEEAAISYGTVFIDFDKALHFYNLQLGFVNTQCDEYVFFIHPLALRIKLEKEFARLGYQYEQATDL; encoded by the coding sequence ATGGAACACAAGAATTGCAGCATCGTAAAATATGATGAAATCAGACACCTGATACCGGAAAAATCCATGTATGCGCCTTTCAATGGAAGTGAATCCGAAATTGCAGAAGAATATGTTTTTTATTGTGAAGGGGATCTTGATCTGGAAGTGCTGCTGGATCTGGATGATCCGCTAAAGTGTCTTATCGGGGAAAATGCCCCGGATGTCTTTATATACTTTATACTGGTCACCGGTAATTGCAGGATTCGTAATAGCTGTAACCGGGTAACGGACGGTGCTACCGGTCTGGTCGTTTTAGGAAACCTGAAAGCCGATAATATCGTTGTTGGTGGCCAGGAAATCTATGTAGTCGGACACATGACCTGTAAAGAATTGTTCTGGGGCGACTATAACCACGGAAACCTGAATGTTGAAGGGGCAATCCGGGCAAAGGTATTGTTGATTACCGATTATGGGGTAGATTTTGAACGATTCACCAGCGGGGAACATATCACCACCGAATGCCTGCTGTGGGATGAAATAGCCGATACTGACGATTTTGAGAACCCCGAACCCATTCGGAGCACATTTCTTCCGGAGTTTGTAGCCGAAGAAATCGAGGTAATCGACGATCTGTACTCCTGGAAGGACCGTCTTAATTATTGTAAAATATTCGAAGCGCTGGAATCCGGAAAACCGCTAATCCGGGAAAAGATCGAAAAGGAATCCAAAGAGACTGCCATTCCGTTTTTCTTTACGGATGATGCGATCAGTGCAAAAAACCTGCAGCGTTTTGGCGATAGCAATGTGTTGACGGGATTTGTGCCGCAAAAAGGGCAGGAGCAAGTTCTGGAATATTGGGAAGGGGATTCTTTTTACAGGGTATTGGTAGAGATCGGGCAGCCGTTTTCATACTGTGTGTATGTACAATACAAACAGGAACATGTCTGCATGGTATATTTCAGCAACCATAAGGGTGGACTCTGGGAAAAAATCATGGGTAAAAAGCACTATAAACTTGCTATGGCATTCCGTCAGTTTCCGGACGGAGACTGGCTGTTGCTCAATAATAGCGCTCCGTTAACCTACCGGCTTTTTTTGAAAGATCGTTGGAAAAAACTGTTGGAACACTATTCTGAAATGGAGTGGTACCGGAAACAGTTTGACAAAATAGTTAGCCGGGAGATTCTGGAATCCATATTAAACCTGCCGTTAATCAGGGAAAAATACAGTAACTATTATTCGGTTGAAGAAGACAGCAGAATCTGGTTTCGTGATTTTCAATGGCAGTTCCGGCAGCAGGATGCAGAACCGGGTGCGTGCCCGAGGATAGGGATCATCAAAGAAACACAGGATGGAAGCTTTGACTTTTACCATTTTGATTTAATAGAAACGATAGACGGCCGTCTGGCTCCTGTTTTATTCACCCAGGATCAGAATGGATATGACGCGGAAGCTTATGAGGTGCTGATTTTAGAGCGGGAAAAGTACAAAAAGGCCATCCGCTATTTTGAAATACTCGAGCGGGTCATTTTTGAAATGAACAAACAATATCTGCAGGAACAGGAAGATATCGCCTGCGGAAAGATCTGTTCGCTACTGGGCGCCATGCCGATGTGTCTGGGACCGGAGTATATCGCCTTGCTGCACCACCTTATGACCAATCAGCAAAAGGACAAAGACGACCCGCTGTATGAAATCATTTACCTCTGTGAAGAACATAACATCCCGTTTTTGTGGCGTATGGACTGGAAGCAGGAAATAGGGGATTTGGAATGGGCTATAAAACACAGTCTGAAAACAAATTTCGATATCGATGTTATCCTGCCTTCTGCATCAGACTATCCGGAGGAAGCGGCCATCAGCTATGGAACTGTTTTTATAGACTTTGACAAGGCACTCCATTTTTATAATCTCCAGCTGGGGTTTGTGAACACCCAATGTGATGAATATGTGTTTTTTATACATCCGCTGGCGCTCAGAATAAAACTCGAAAAAGAATTTGCCAGATTGGGATACCAATACGAACAGGCAACAGACCTCTGA
- a CDS encoding OmpA family protein yields the protein MILNRNLVLVLLFGLSSTVGFSQKPDKRLEKANKKYEEFSFIEARKLYGQLVEKGYTTKEVYGRLGDTYYFNSDYTKALEWYAKLMDLGGTPAPEYYFRYSQALRANQDYSQALTAMENYYSKMGKEEEAKKWRLKEYMAAIAEQSGRYDDITEARINSGLSDMGAALVPNEETIKQAGEIAQFEKEEKARIAREKKEQRMDDDERALAARSETAAKNKNKEDVPVKVFEQLPKYKEIIYATAKDSGVFIKRKHNWNEKPFLKLYTATINNEGRLENEKKLPGDINARYHQSTPVITKDGTMMYFTRLELYHNKKTAGKNKKEVSQLKLYQAQKINGVWTNIVQLPYPINVDGASSGHPALSPDDSQLFFVSNRKNKMGNTDIYVVNRKKGGGLESKVEALDDKINTLGRETFPFVDDNGILYFASDGHPGMGGLDIFAAAKDSNGTYVVVNIGEPVNSVYDDFAYVIDNETKRGFFTSNKPGGSGDDDLYEFLENKPIRFPFNLNAVYFGTVKDSMTTEPIAGVSVVIFNERNEKIKTVLTDSLGKYTLDLPPLRNHTFLFKKKGYASEKVLVDGVKISERKEISVALFNELSVIVDDKVVTLKEGDDLTEKLKLNPIYFDYGGYSIRKSSEKELDKVIDLIKNRPSISIEVRSHTDSRGKDDFNMRLSKNRAKATIDYIIHKGAISPERIWGDGYGESQLINNCGNGVKCTEAEHELNRRSEFIIILKDQAPEKE from the coding sequence ATGATATTAAATAGAAATCTGGTATTGGTTTTACTTTTCGGTTTAAGCAGTACTGTCGGATTCTCACAAAAACCGGATAAAAGACTGGAAAAAGCCAACAAAAAATATGAGGAGTTTTCCTTTATTGAAGCCCGGAAATTATACGGACAACTGGTTGAAAAAGGCTATACGACCAAAGAAGTATACGGCCGTTTGGGCGACACCTATTATTTTAATTCGGACTATACCAAAGCCCTGGAATGGTATGCCAAACTAATGGACCTGGGCGGAACACCGGCTCCGGAATACTATTTCAGGTATTCGCAGGCGTTACGCGCCAATCAGGATTATTCCCAGGCATTAACGGCTATGGAAAACTATTATTCCAAAATGGGAAAAGAGGAAGAAGCTAAAAAATGGCGGTTAAAAGAATATATGGCCGCAATAGCGGAACAGTCCGGAAGGTATGATGACATAACGGAAGCAAGGATAAATTCCGGTTTGTCCGACATGGGGGCGGCTTTAGTACCCAACGAAGAAACCATAAAGCAGGCGGGAGAAATTGCCCAGTTTGAAAAAGAAGAAAAAGCAAGAATAGCCAGAGAAAAAAAAGAGCAGCGAATGGATGACGACGAGCGTGCCCTGGCAGCAAGAAGCGAAACCGCTGCAAAAAATAAAAATAAGGAAGATGTGCCGGTAAAAGTATTTGAGCAGCTGCCCAAATACAAGGAAATTATCTATGCAACAGCAAAAGATTCCGGCGTTTTTATCAAACGCAAACACAACTGGAACGAAAAGCCGTTCCTGAAATTATATACCGCAACGATTAACAATGAAGGAAGACTGGAAAATGAAAAGAAGCTGCCCGGCGATATTAATGCCCGGTACCACCAGAGTACACCGGTAATTACGAAAGACGGCACCATGATGTATTTTACCCGTCTGGAATTGTATCACAACAAAAAAACAGCCGGAAAAAATAAAAAGGAAGTCAGTCAGCTAAAACTTTATCAGGCACAGAAAATCAACGGGGTCTGGACAAATATTGTGCAGCTTCCGTATCCGATAAATGTAGATGGCGCTTCTTCCGGACATCCGGCTCTAAGCCCGGACGACAGCCAGTTGTTTTTTGTTTCCAACCGGAAAAATAAGATGGGAAATACCGATATCTATGTGGTAAACAGGAAAAAAGGCGGCGGTTTGGAATCAAAGGTGGAAGCACTGGACGACAAGATCAACACACTGGGCAGGGAAACCTTTCCTTTTGTAGACGATAACGGAATATTATATTTTGCTTCAGATGGGCATCCCGGTATGGGTGGTCTGGACATTTTTGCTGCGGCAAAAGACAGTAACGGTACCTATGTGGTGGTCAATATCGGCGAACCGGTTAATTCGGTCTATGACGATTTTGCCTACGTGATTGACAACGAAACAAAAAGAGGCTTTTTTACCTCGAACAAACCGGGCGGCAGCGGCGATGATGATCTGTATGAATTTCTGGAAAACAAGCCGATCCGCTTTCCGTTTAACCTGAATGCCGTTTATTTCGGTACGGTAAAAGACAGCATGACAACGGAGCCGATAGCCGGCGTGAGCGTGGTTATTTTCAACGAACGGAATGAAAAAATCAAAACGGTTTTAACGGATTCACTCGGAAAATATACACTGGATCTGCCACCGCTCAGAAACCATACGTTCCTGTTTAAAAAGAAAGGATATGCTTCCGAGAAAGTGCTTGTGGACGGGGTGAAAATTTCAGAACGTAAAGAAATATCGGTAGCCTTGTTTAACGAACTGTCGGTAATTGTGGATGATAAGGTCGTAACCCTGAAAGAAGGGGATGACCTTACGGAAAAACTAAAACTGAATCCGATTTATTTTGATTACGGAGGCTACAGCATCCGGAAATCATCCGAAAAAGAACTGGATAAAGTGATTGACCTGATTAAGAACCGTCCGAGTATTTCCATTGAGGTCCGTTCGCATACAGACAGCAGAGGGAAGGATGACTTTAACATGAGGCTATCCAAAAACAGGGCAAAAGCGACCATCGATTATATTATCCATAAAGGTGCTATTTCTCCGGAAAGAATTTGGGGTGACGGTTATGGAGAGTCACAGCTGATTAACAATTGCGGTAATGGTGTGAAATGTACAGAAGCCGAACATGAGCTTAACCGGCGTTCCGAATTCATTATTATCCTGAAAGATCAGGCACCGGAAAAAGAATAA
- a CDS encoding gliding motility-associated C-terminal domain-containing protein produces the protein MKFYLSAVILSLFFTGSVAAQTINTGDLKINPGTVFSTHFDFDNEVTGDVVNDGELILHGNFNNDGLFTFTPLSNSGFTRFESSSGAQTISGSLPSEFYSVLFNNNTIQPAFLLTGAISIAGNADFYEGIVDVDGSGGEIVFEAEATQSNTSDDSFVDGTVGRKGNNAFEFPFGDAGYFRPMAISSSGSPGNSFEGHYYLEGSDALYPNNQRQSIIEQIDKTEYWKFESQETSIDLALTLTWNENTTPATFINGNPDTVFAIVRWDVADAEWKFYPSAVDPANKTVTAAIRNDGIFTLARVYEDTPDNIVIYNGVSPNGDGMNDYFFIDGLADFPDNSLEIYNRWGVKVYDTQAYGINNNWFWGISEGRTTINKGEKLPTGTYFYVLKYVTLMGRTKDRVGYLQIN, from the coding sequence ATGAAATTTTATTTAAGTGCCGTTATTTTATCACTTTTTTTTACCGGCAGTGTTGCTGCCCAGACCATCAATACCGGTGATCTGAAAATCAACCCGGGAACGGTTTTTTCAACTCATTTTGATTTTGACAATGAAGTAACCGGTGATGTCGTAAATGACGGTGAATTGATACTTCATGGTAATTTCAATAATGACGGTTTATTCACCTTTACGCCTTTATCCAATTCGGGATTTACCCGTTTTGAAAGCAGTTCGGGCGCGCAGACCATTTCCGGCTCGTTGCCCAGTGAATTTTACAGTGTGCTTTTTAATAATAATACCATACAGCCGGCCTTTCTGCTCACCGGGGCTATTTCTATAGCCGGAAATGCAGATTTCTATGAAGGTATTGTAGATGTAGACGGTTCCGGCGGAGAAATTGTTTTTGAAGCGGAGGCTACCCAAAGCAATACAAGCGACGACAGTTTTGTGGACGGTACCGTAGGGCGGAAAGGTAACAATGCGTTTGAATTTCCTTTTGGTGATGCCGGTTATTTCAGACCGATGGCCATTAGCAGCAGCGGTAGTCCCGGTAATAGTTTCGAAGGGCATTACTACCTGGAAGGTTCCGATGCTTTATATCCGAACAACCAGCGGCAATCCATTATCGAACAGATAGACAAAACGGAATACTGGAAATTTGAAAGCCAGGAAACCAGTATTGATCTGGCTTTGACCTTAACCTGGAATGAAAATACTACTCCGGCAACCTTTATTAACGGAAACCCGGATACGGTATTCGCCATTGTGCGCTGGGACGTAGCGGATGCCGAATGGAAATTCTATCCGTCGGCAGTAGATCCGGCCAATAAAACGGTAACGGCAGCCATCAGAAATGACGGGATTTTCACGCTGGCACGGGTTTATGAAGACACACCGGACAACATCGTTATCTACAACGGGGTTTCCCCGAATGGCGACGGGATGAACGATTACTTCTTTATTGACGGTTTAGCCGATTTTCCGGATAACTCGCTGGAAATCTATAACCGATGGGGTGTGAAAGTATATGATACGCAGGCGTATGGAATTAATAACAACTGGTTTTGGGGTATATCAGAAGGAAGAACAACAATTAATAAAGGAGAGAAACTGCCAACGGGCACTTATTTCTATGTGCTGAAATATGTCACCTTAATGGGCAGAACCAAAGACAGGGTGGGCTATTTACAGATAAATTAA